In Achromobacter xylosoxidans A8, a single window of DNA contains:
- the mnmH gene encoding tRNA 2-selenouridine(34) synthase MnmH: MKHLLATLDRLDDFDEVIDVRTPLEFADDHIPGAINAPVLSNEERVVVGTLYKQVSPFEASRVGAALVARNIAAHLDTTFADRRQGWRPLIYCWRGGTRSGAMTTMFNMIGWRARQLDGGYKTYRQATLDALESLPLGLRYIVLAGPTGSGKTRLLNALEQAGAQTLDLERLASHRGSLLGAWAGVAQPSQKGFDTQLAQSLRAFDASKPVFVEAESRKIGAVALPAALLTAVHASPCVEVRSSREDRAAFLLQDYAHLFDDPESLKAQLQRMIGLHSRERVSGWLALVDSGARAALAQELIDRHYDPAYARSCHAHFTQLPQALRLDFRPNDGDVVEQARVLLAKLDGAGRTA, from the coding sequence TTGAAACACCTGCTCGCCACGCTCGACCGGCTGGACGATTTCGATGAAGTCATCGACGTGCGCACGCCGCTCGAATTCGCCGACGACCACATTCCCGGCGCGATCAATGCTCCGGTGCTGAGCAATGAAGAACGCGTGGTGGTGGGTACGCTGTACAAGCAGGTCTCGCCCTTCGAGGCCTCGCGCGTCGGCGCGGCGCTGGTGGCGCGCAATATTGCCGCGCATCTGGACACCACCTTCGCGGACCGGCGCCAGGGCTGGCGTCCGTTGATCTATTGCTGGCGCGGCGGCACGCGCTCCGGCGCCATGACGACGATGTTCAACATGATAGGGTGGCGCGCGCGCCAGCTCGACGGCGGCTACAAGACCTATCGCCAAGCCACGCTGGACGCGCTGGAAAGCCTGCCCTTGGGCTTGCGCTACATCGTGCTGGCCGGACCCACTGGCAGCGGCAAGACGCGCTTGTTGAACGCGTTGGAGCAGGCCGGCGCGCAGACGCTGGACCTGGAGCGCCTGGCCTCGCATCGCGGCTCGCTATTGGGCGCCTGGGCCGGCGTTGCGCAGCCCTCGCAAAAGGGCTTCGATACACAGCTGGCACAGAGCCTGCGCGCGTTCGATGCCTCGAAGCCGGTGTTCGTCGAAGCGGAAAGTCGCAAGATCGGCGCGGTCGCCTTGCCTGCGGCACTGTTGACGGCGGTGCATGCAAGTCCGTGCGTCGAAGTCCGCTCCAGCCGCGAGGACCGCGCAGCCTTTTTGCTGCAGGATTACGCGCATCTGTTCGACGATCCTGAATCGCTGAAGGCGCAGCTCCAGCGCATGATCGGCCTGCACAGCCGCGAGCGCGTGAGCGGCTGGCTGGCCCTGGTCGACAGCGGCGCGCGCGCCGCGCTGGCGCAGGAACTGATAGACCGCCACTACGACCCGGCCTATGCGCGCAGCTGCCACGCGCACTTCACGCAATTGCCGCAGGCGCTGCGGCTGGACTTCCGGCCCAATGACGGCGATGTGGTGGAGCAGGCGAGGGTGTTGCTGGCCAAGCTGGATGGGGCGGGCAGGACGGCTTGA